From a single Nicotiana tomentosiformis chromosome 2, ASM39032v3, whole genome shotgun sequence genomic region:
- the LOC138905563 gene encoding uncharacterized protein: MGTLAFILEEERPLALDIQSLANRLVRLDISEPSRVLACVVAQSSLLEQINARQFDDPHMLFLRETVLQGGAKEVTIGDDGVLRLQGCLCVPNVDGLRERILEKAHGS; this comes from the coding sequence ATGGGTACCTTGGCCTTTATTTTAGAAGAGGAgcggccactagctttggacattcagtccttggctaacagacttgtgaggttggatatttcagagcccagccgagttcttgcatgtgtcgttgcccaatcttcactattggagcagatcaatgctcgacagtttgatgatccacacatGTTGTtcctcagagagacggtactacagggtggtgccaaagaggttactatcggcgatgatggtgttctgcgactccagggttgtctatgtgttcctaatgtcgatggcttgagggagaggattttaGAGAAGGCACATGGTTCTtga